CCCGCTCGAGGCAGTCCACGGCTTTGTCGCCGCCTTCGCCCGGTTCTGGGCAGCCGACCGGATCGTCATGCGCCGCCTACGCGCCCTCGCCCACCTCGACCCCGACGTCGGCGACGTCATCGCCGCACGCGACGACCGGAACCGCCAAGGGCTCCGGGTCCTCCTCGGACGCCTCGCCGAGCACCCCGGAGGTCTCACCCCAAGCCGAGATCCCGAGGCGCTCGTCAGCGTGCTGCACACCCTCACTAGCTTCGAGACCTTCGACTCCCTCGCCGGGCCGGATCGCACCCCTACTGAGGTCGTGCCCGTCGTCGTCGCCCTCGTCGACGCCGCGCTCGAACAGTAGGAGCAGATGACCGGGGGAGCGCTCACCTTGGCCTTCGACGAAGAATCCGACGGTCCATGCCGACGCCGTTTGGGATTGGGTGTGGCTCTTCGGAAGGACGTCGAGGAGCACTCTCAGCGCCTGGCGTGGAGACCGCAGGGCCGCCCGGTGGTTCCGGTGGGATCGTGCAGCTCCCTCGCCGACTCAAGAGCGGAGCACGCAACGGGTTGGTCCGTTGCCCTGTGCACCCAGGAGGCTGCGACCGGCGACGGTCGGGGACACGGAACTCTCGTGCTCGACCACGTCTTGCGGCCGAGAGATCCAGACCATAAGCTACAACCCAATGGTTGTAGCTTATGGTCTGGACGCTGAATCCGCTGAGCAGCGGACCGACCGCATCTTCAACGCGCTCGCGGACCGGACTCGCCGGGACATTCTCAGGCGAGCGATGGAGGGCGAGCATTCCGTCTCGGCCCTCGCTCGCTCCTACCCGATGAGCTTTGCCGCCGTGCAAAAGCACGTCGCCGTGCTCGAACGGGCAGGACTGGTCGTGAAGCACCCACGCGGCCGGGAACAGCTCGTGCGCACCGATATCGACGCCGTCCGCACCGCACATCGCTTGCTCGACCAACTCGAGGCCGTCTGGCGTAGCCGGATCGATCGTTTTGCCGAGGTTCTCGGCGAACCCACAGAAGGAGCCGATCAATGACCGTCACGAACGTCGAGAAGGACGCTGCGAGCCTGACCATGACGATCACCGCCGACCTCGACGCCCCAGTGGCCCGCGCCTGGAAGCTGTGGGAGGACCCCCGACAGCTCGAACGGTGGTGGGGGCCTCCGATGTATCCGGCGACCTTCGTCGAGCACGACCTCGCGCCAGGCGCCACGACCACCTACTTCATGACCGGTCCCGGGGGCGACCAGCCTCGCGGCTGGTGGCGGGTGCTCGCGGCCGATGCGCCTCACCACCTCGAGTTCGAGAGCGGGTTCGCCGACGACACGGGACGCCCGAACCCGAACATGCCGACGATGATCATCCGGGCCGACCTGCACGAGCACGACGGTGGCACCCGCATGACGATCGCGACGACGTTCCCGTCGCTCGCCGCCATGGAACAGATCCTCGCCATGGGCATGGAGGAAGGCATGACTGCCGCGATCGGTCAGATCGATGACATCCTCGGGGCCGAGATTCAGCAGCAGCCGCATCAGCAGTAGTGGTAGGCGACGCC
Above is a genomic segment from Mycobacteriales bacterium containing:
- a CDS encoding winged helix-turn-helix domain-containing protein, giving the protein MVVAYGLDAESAEQRTDRIFNALADRTRRDILRRAMEGEHSVSALARSYPMSFAAVQKHVAVLERAGLVVKHPRGREQLVRTDIDAVRTAHRLLDQLEAVWRSRIDRFAEVLGEPTEGADQ
- a CDS encoding TetR/AcrR family transcriptional regulator, with product MSPRPYQLGRRQAEIDEGRRRMIDAARALLAETTSYTAFTLDAVAKRADVARATVYYQFGSKSGVLEALCDDLAASGQMGDLAQVFITPDPLEAVHGFVAAFARFWAADRIVMRRLRALAHLDPDVGDVIAARDDRNRQGLRVLLGRLAEHPGGLTPSRDPEALVSVLHTLTSFETFDSLAGPDRTPTEVVPVVVALVDAALEQ
- a CDS encoding SRPBCC domain-containing protein; translation: MTVTNVEKDAASLTMTITADLDAPVARAWKLWEDPRQLERWWGPPMYPATFVEHDLAPGATTTYFMTGPGGDQPRGWWRVLAADAPHHLEFESGFADDTGRPNPNMPTMIIRADLHEHDGGTRMTIATTFPSLAAMEQILAMGMEEGMTAAIGQIDDILGAEIQQQPHQQ